In Bos indicus x Bos taurus breed Angus x Brahman F1 hybrid chromosome 1, Bos_hybrid_MaternalHap_v2.0, whole genome shotgun sequence, a single window of DNA contains:
- the LOC113898446 gene encoding keratin-associated protein 6-1-like → MCGYYGNYYGGLGCGSYGYGGLGCGYGSCYGSGFRRLGCGYGSCYGSGFRRLGCGYGCGYGYGSRSLCGCGYGCGYGSGFGYYC, encoded by the coding sequence ATGTGTGGCTACTACGGAAACTACTATGGCGGCCTCGGCTGTGGAAGCTACGGCTATGGAGGCCTGGGCTGTGGCTATGGCTCCTGCTACGGCTCTGGCTTCCGCAGGCTGGGCTGTGGCTATGGCTCCTGCTACGGCTCTGGCTTCCGCAGGCTGGGCTGTGGCTATGGCTGTGGCTACGGCTATGGCTCCCGCTCTCTCTGTGGCTGTGGCTATGGATGTGGCTATGGCTCTGGCTTTGGCTACTACTGTTGA
- the LOC113898442 gene encoding keratin-associated protein 6-1, with amino-acid sequence MCGYYGDYYGGLGCGSYGYGGLGCGYGSCYGSGFRRLGCGYGCGYGCGYGYGSRSLCGCGYGCGSGYGSGFGYYY; translated from the coding sequence ATGTGTGGCTACTACGGAGACTACTATGGCGGCCTTGGCTGTGGAAGCTATGGATATGGAGGCCTGGGCTGTGGCTATGGCTCCTGCTATGGCTCTGGCTTCCGCAGGCTGGGCTGTGGCTATGGCTGTGGCTACGGCTGTGGCTATGGCTATGGCTCCCGCTCTCTCTGTGGCTGTGGCTATGGATGTGGCTCTGGTTATGGCTCTGGCTTTGGCTACTACTATTGA